In Bubalus bubalis isolate 160015118507 breed Murrah chromosome 3, NDDB_SH_1, whole genome shotgun sequence, a genomic segment contains:
- the LOC112583629 gene encoding collagen alpha-1(I) chain-like: MAPKDPPGSSPQSSGLGSFCSQHAHSFLNLFFIFRRGWRGVEGESGLASPASTRGRGWRCGQWAASGHRGQQPISIAPPGRRDLARARGMRNRGGTDRERPPGTGPLSPSTPRPLLWQVTAPPPPLSPPAAAPLFPGAHEGPGARVESARTRKGAGLRAGRGARPPPVVAWRLAPLWQPFSAAAAAGALQSEAEAAAARQRRRGQRGAGSSAGGAHSVAGAGAGGSQCRHRLPPLPLLHCRQSGAAPRGERLRSHPFPAILYPGWRLPKEEPRQTKPAPGPRGPLQPTRAGRPGGSGARALAPPLPGSPHSPSQGGGFSCDGHSPSPRGSARTSSTSVAGLDPRLRRSPPWLREGGWGPPQAGRVTRAGCSSSLEFLLFSTWVGWGGGVTNPRAPTDLV; the protein is encoded by the coding sequence ATGGCGCCGAAGGATCCACCCGGATCTTCTCCGCAGAGTTCCGGGCTTGGGTCGTTTTGTAGTCAGCACGCACacagctttttaaatttattttttatttttcgcCGAGGGTGGCGGGGGGTTGAGGGGGAGTCAGGGTTGGCCAGCCCAGCCTCAACACGAGGGAGGGGGTGGCGGTGCGGACAGTGGGCTGCAAGCGGTCACCGAGGTCAACAGCCCATTAGCATTGCCCCACCCGGGCGCCGCGACCTCGCGAGGGCACGGGGCATGCGGAATAGGGGGGGCACAGACAGAGAGCGCCCTCCTGGTACTGGCCCCTTGTCACCCTCcactccccgccccctcctctgGCAGGTAaccgcccctccccctcccctctcgcCCCCCGCTGCGGCCCCATTATTCCCCGGTGCCCACGAGGGTCCGGGCGCCCGGGTGGAGAGTGCCCGGACGCGGAAGGGAGCGGGGCTGCGGGCCGGCCGCGGAGCCCGCCCCCCGCCCGTGGTAGCGTGGCGACTGGCGCCGCTTTGGCAGCCATTTTCTGCAGCTGCCGCGGCCGGGGCTCTGCAGAGTGAGGCGGAGGCTGCAGCCGCCAGACAGAGGCGGCGGGGCCAGAGGGGCGCGGGGTCATCGGCGGGGGGGGCGCATTCGgtggccggggcgggggcggggggctcgCAGTGTCGCCACCgcctcccgcccctccccctgctgcattgcaggcagagcgGGGCCGCTCCGCGTGGCGAGCGCCTGCGATCCCACCCTTTCCCCGCCATCTTGTACCCGGGCTGGCGCCTTCCCAAAGAGGAGCCGCGGCAGACAAAGCCCGCCCCGGGCCCGCGGGGGCCCCTGCAGCCCACCCGGGCTGGGCGGCCTGGGGGCTCCGGGGCCCGCGCCctcgccccgcccctccctgggAGCCCGCACAGCCCCTCCCAAGGGGGGGGCTTCTCGTGCGACGGCCACTCGCCTAGCCCTAGAGGGTCAGCAAGGACCTCTTCCACCTCGGTTGCCGGGCTGGACCCGCGCCTTCGCCGCAGCCCACCCTGGTTGCGGGAAGGGGGGTGGGGTCCTCCGCAGGCTGGGCGGGTGACAAGAGCTGGGTGTTCTTCTAGCCTCGAGttccttctcttttctacttgggttggttggggggggggtgtcaCTAATCCTCGAGCCCCCACTGACCTCGTGTAG
- the CBX4 gene encoding E3 SUMO-protein ligase CBX4, with protein MELPAVGEHVFAVESIEKKRIRKGRVEYLVKWRGWSPKYNTWEPEENILDPRLLIAFQNRERQEQLMGYRKRGPKPKPLVVQVPTFARRSNVLTGLQDSSADNRSKLELGGQGKGQGHQYELNSKKHHQYQPHSKERAGKPPPPGKSGKYYYQLNSKKHHPYQPDPKMYDLQYQGGHKEAPSPTCPDLGSKSHPPDKWPHGGGAKGYLGAVKPLAGTAGAPGKGSEKGPPNGMTPAPKEAVTGNGIGGKMKIVKNKNKNGRIVIVMSKYMENGMQAVKIKSGEAAEGEARSPSHKKRAAEERHPPADRTFKKAAGAEEKKAETPSKRREEEAPGTGDPQSQDAGSRKLSPTKEAFSEQPLQLTTKPDLLAWDPSRSTHPPSHHHHHHHHHHHHHHAVDLNLSHARKRCLSETHSEREPCKKRLTARSISTPTCLGGSPAAERPADVPPAAPLPQPEVILLDSDLDEPIDLRCVKTRSEAGEPPSALPVKPEAPATAAVAAVPATAAEKPPTEAQDEPEEPLSEFKPFFGNIIITDVTANCLTVTFKEYVTV; from the exons ATGGAGCTGCCAGCTGTTGGCGAGCACGTCTTCGCGGTGGAGAGCATCGAGAAGAAGCGGATCCGCAAG GGCAGAGTGGAGTATCTGGTGAAATGGAGAGGCTGGTCCCCCAA ATATAACACGTGGGAACCCGAGGAGAACATCCTGGATCCCCGGCTGCTGATCGCCTTCCAGAACAG GGAAAGGCAGGAGCAGCTGATGGGATACCGGAAGAGAGGGCCGAAGCCCAAACCGCTGGTGGTGCAG GTACCTACCTTTGCCCGTCGTTCCAATGTGCTGACCGGACTCCAGGACTCCTCAGCTGACAACCGCTCCAAGCTGGAGCTGGGCGGTCAGGGCAAGGGCCAGGGGCACCAATACGAGCTCAACAGCAAGAAGCACCACCAGTACCAGCCGCACAGCAAGGAGCGGGCGGGCAAGCCCCCACCGCCAGGCAAGAGCGGTAAATACTACTACCAGCTCAACAGCAAAAAGCACCACCCCTACCAGCCGGACCCCAAAATGTATGACCTGCAGTACCAGGGCGGCCACAAGGAGGCGCCCAGCCCCACCTGCCCGGACCTAGGCTCCAAGAGCCACCCGCCCGATAAGTGGCCCCACGGCGGGGGAGCCAAGGGCTACCTGGGAGCCGTGAAGCCCCTGGCCGGTACGGCCGGGGCTCCAGGCAAGGGCTCCGAGAAGGGTCCCCCCAACGGGATGACGCCGGCCCCCAAGGAGGCAGTGACGGGCAatgggattgggggcaagatgaAGATCGTCAAAAACAAGAACAAGAACGGCCGCATCGTGATCGTGATGAGCAAGTACATGGAGAACGGCATGCAGGCGGTGAAGATCAAGTCCGGGGAGGCAGCCGAGGGCGAGGCGCGCTCCCCCAGCCACAAGAAACGGGCTGCTGAGGAGCGTCACCCCCCGGCAGACAGGACTTTCAAAAAGGCCGCGGGGGCGGAGGAGAAGAAGGCGGAAACGCCCTccaagaggagggaggaggaggcgcCGGGGACCGGGGACCCGCAGTCCCAAGATGCCGGCTCTCGCAAGCTCTCCCCGACCAAGGAGGCCTTCAGCGAGCAGCCTCTGCAACTCACTACCAAGCCCGACCTGCTGGCCTGGGACCCGTCCCGCAGCACACACCCGCcctcccaccatcaccaccaccaccaccaccaccaccaccatcaccacgcCGTCGACCTAAATCTCTCCCATGCGCGCAAACGCTGCCTCTCCGAGACCCACAGCGAGCGAGAACCCTGCAAGAAGCGTCTGACGGCGCGCAGCATCAGCACCCCCACCTGCCTGGGGGGCAGCCCCGCAGCGGAGCGCCCTGCGGACgtgccccccgccgcccccctccCGCAACCGGAGGTCATCCTGCTGGACTCGGACCTAGACGAACCCATAGACTTGCGCTGCGTCAAGACGCGCAGCGAGGCCGGGGAGCCGCCCAGCGCCCTGCCGGTGAAGCCTGAGGCGCCCGCGACCGCGGCGGTGGCTGCTGTGCCGGCAACAGCGGCCGAGAAGCCCCCGACCGAGGCCCAGGACGAACCCGAGGAGCCACTGAGCGAGTTCAAGCCCTTCTTTGGGAATATAATTATCACCGACGTCACCGCGAACTGCCTCACCGTCACGTTCAAGGAGTACGTGACGGTGTAG
- the LOC102411191 gene encoding mitogen-activated protein kinase kinase kinase 11-like, translating to MTALPPPTSGTLPLLRSSCPTRELRVLDTRVRKKLKTQQEEKNLFLRPPPSFYKPGEPPFPRTTGRLRPHPGRRARQHLLGEILCLCLKLVRGQSLQTEPLSGAARKGSPRPTPHPSRLGQRSPRQQKPPSHGSCEVVVKWWSLCVRPETPDHFQASSGFLGEKEPKAGFGGFASAPRPSPRPLEPRRSPHPAFRDLCQGGSGDPDGSLPAPLARSTLARLLLLSFLPRTLSQEIAQASCCRSFKGPEPGARTHPRVRAPLPLSLGSLCPLLRYPPSHSDPTELAAPRAAPSGGRVGRSSSPSRTPKLHAGTRRLAAGGAKLHTRWLLRPGREGLGSAAAAGRGPGSANS from the coding sequence ATGACAGCGCTTCCTCCTCCAACTTCAGGGACCCTTCCCCTTCTACGGTCAAGTTGTCCCACACGAGAGCTCCGCGTCCTGGACACGAGGGTCAGGAAAAAGCTCAAAACACAACAGGAGGAGAAAAACCTTTTCCTACGTCCCCCTCCCAGCTTCTATAAACCCGGAGAGCCCCCTTTCCCCAGGACTACCGGAAGGCTTCGCCCCCACCCAGGCAGGCGCGCCCGCCAACACCTTCTCGGGGAAATCTTGTGTTTGTGCCTCAAGCTTGTAAGAGGGCAGTCGCTGCAGACCGAGCCCCTCTCTGGGGCAGCCAGAAAGGGATCCccgcgccccaccccccacccctccaggcttGGGCAGCGGTCGCCAAGACAGCAGAAGCCGCCCAGCCACGGGAGCTGCGAGGTGGTGGTGAAATGGTGGAGTCTATGTGTGCGTCCTGAAACACCAGACCATTTCCAGGCTTCTTCTGGATTCCTGGGAGAAAAGGAGCCCAAAGCAGGCTTTGGGGGGTTCGCTTCCGCACCTcgcccctccccccgcccgcTCGAGCCCCGGCGCAGTCCCCACCCAGCATTCCGGgacttgtgtcagggcgggagcGGAGACCCGGATGGCTCTTTGCCCGCCCCCCTCGCTCGTTCCACTCTCGCTCGGCTTttgctcctttcctttcttccacgGACGCTCAGCCAAGAGATTGCGCAAGCTTCCTGCTGCCGGTCCTTCAAGGGCCCGGAGCCTGGGGCCCGGACACACCCCCGTGTGCGCGCACCCCTGCCCCTGTCACTCGGGTCGCTCTGCCCCCTCCTAAGGTACCCCCCTTCTCACTCCGACCCCACAGAGCTTGCGGCCCCGCGGGCGGCGCCCTCGGGAGGCCGCGTGGGGCGCAGCAGCTCCCCCAGCCGGACGCCGAAGCTGCACGCCGGAACGCGCCGTCTCGCCGCCGGAGGTGCTAAACTTCACACTCGTTGGCTACTCCGGCCGGGTCGGGAGGGCCTCGGCTCGGCCGCGGCTGCCGGCCGGGGACCAGGGAGCGCGAATTCGTAA